Proteins found in one Ptychodera flava strain L36383 chromosome 3, AS_Pfla_20210202, whole genome shotgun sequence genomic segment:
- the LOC139129945 gene encoding cholinesterase-like, which yields MHDQVAALKWVNENIAAFGGDPDGVTIFGESAGAGSVDFLILSPLSDGLFHGAIMQSGTASMGGIPRPANSPLTAKLAHGVGKVVGCEKDNTEELVKCLRTVPAETLEEKLDPEMSNLMNATGLGMEDVMFAMTPIVDGHYITALTDDLLSQGAFTKTDVNIMIGTTADEGTLFLPMLFPHAMNDSEVFMNKTVYELVWSAFLFESFKNIPAVQDAIKLLYVNWEEADSEDADYIDALSQMQGDYTFVCPSLKSARAYSKFGANVYMYHMTHVPSTSVWPIKWMKAAHGEDIAFVFGAHFSHGKAPKNVTMKPEEVAMSLKVMEQWTNFAKSGNPNLSDTDGESSGEDWPLFKVPGLAYKELSPKMETKRAFKARECVFWNDFLPKLVKHTGLYIQISISH from the exons ATGCACGATCAGGTAGCTGCTTTGAAATGGGTCAATGAAAACATCGCAG CTTTTGGTGGAGACCCAGACGGAGTGACAATATTTGGTGAGAGTGCTGGCGCCGGCAGCGTTGACTTTTTGATTCTATCGCCGCTGAGTGATGGACTGTTCCACGGGGCTATTATGCAG AGTGGAACGGCATCCATGGGCGGTATTCCCCGGCCGGCAAACTCGCCATTGACAGCTAAGCTGGCACACGGCGTCGGCAAAGTCGTCGGTTGTGAGAAGGACAACACCGAAGAATTGGTCAAGTGTTTACGCACCGTACCGGCTGAGACTTTGGAAGAAAAGCTTGACCCAGAAATG AGTAACTTGATGAATGCCACTGGACTCGGTATGGAGGACGTCATGTTCGCCATGACACCCATCGTCGATGGGCACTATATAACGGCTCTGACAGACGATCTCTTGAGTCAGGGAGCATTTACCAAGACAGACGTCAACATCATGATCGGCACCACCGCCGACGAAGGCACGCTATTCTTACCCATGCTCTTTCCCCATGCAATGAACGACTCAGAGGTGTTTATGAACAAGACTGTCTACGAACTAGTATGGTCTGCTTTCTTGTTTGAGTCGTTCAAGAACATTCCGGCCGTGCAGGACGCCATCAAACTCCTGTACGTCAACTGGGAGGAAGCGGACTCCGAAGACGCCGACTACATTGACGCCCTCTCTCAAATGCAGGGCGACTACACGTTTGTGTGCCCGTCGCTTAAATCGGCTCGCGCTTACTCCAAATTTGGCGCCAACGTGTACATGTATCACATGACCCACGTGCCGTCTACCTCCGTTTGGCCGATCAAATGGATGAAAGCTGCCCACGGGGAAGATATAGCGTTTGTGTTCGGAGCACACTTCAGTCACGGTAAAGCCCCGAAGAATGTCACAATGAAGCCAGAGGAGGTGGCTATGTCACTAAAGGTCATGGAACAGTGGACAAACTTCGCTAAATCCGG GAATCCAAACTTATCTGACACTGACGGGGAATCATCCGGGGAAGATTGGCCACTTTTCAAAGTACCCGGATTAGCATACAAAGAACTCTCTCCAAAGATGGAAACCAAACGAGCTTTCAAAGCCAGGGAGTGTGTATTCTGGAACGACTTCCTCCCCAAGCTTGTGAAACATACAGGTTTGTATATACAAATATCTATCTCACATTAG